In the Posidoniimonas corsicana genome, one interval contains:
- a CDS encoding VWA domain-containing protein, which translates to MPHTLRHCRRGAMLPLIAFLLPVLVIFLGFAVDLAYMQNARLELRATTDAAARAAATTLSRTDSVGKAKRAAKRIARRNRVAGLGLELRDSDIEFGRSEPDRKGRYHFTPGAEPLNAVRVTGDRTAGSPTGSVALFFSNLYGGKSFEPTFVSTASFLSVDVCLVLDRSGSMRGQKLRDLQDAVEVFLQELESTNAVEQVALASYSSSAKTELGLTTDYSEVRKKVDKFNASGMTAIGEGLRHGIKAAIGPGHRVTAEPMIILMTDGLHNTGIGPMSYADDAAEEGIKVYTVTFGAGADKKLMRDVASATGGRYMHADNREELIAVFRELAAQASQITN; encoded by the coding sequence ATGCCCCACACCCTCCGCCACTGCCGCCGCGGCGCGATGCTGCCGCTGATCGCGTTCCTGCTGCCGGTGCTGGTCATCTTCCTCGGCTTCGCGGTGGACCTGGCGTACATGCAGAACGCCCGGCTCGAGCTCCGCGCCACGACCGACGCCGCCGCCCGCGCGGCGGCAACCACCTTGTCTCGGACCGACAGCGTCGGCAAGGCCAAGCGGGCCGCCAAACGCATCGCCCGCCGCAACCGGGTGGCCGGCCTGGGGCTGGAGCTGCGCGACTCGGACATCGAGTTCGGCCGCTCCGAGCCGGACCGCAAGGGCCGCTACCATTTCACGCCGGGCGCCGAGCCGCTCAACGCGGTCCGCGTGACCGGCGACCGCACCGCGGGGTCGCCGACCGGCTCGGTCGCGTTGTTCTTCAGCAACCTCTACGGCGGCAAGAGCTTCGAGCCCACCTTCGTGTCGACCGCCAGCTTCCTGAGCGTCGACGTCTGCCTGGTGCTCGACCGGTCGGGGTCGATGCGGGGGCAGAAGCTCCGCGACCTGCAGGACGCGGTCGAGGTGTTCCTGCAGGAGCTGGAGAGCACCAACGCCGTCGAGCAGGTGGCGCTGGCCAGCTACTCTAGCAGCGCCAAGACCGAGCTCGGCCTGACCACCGACTACTCAGAGGTCCGCAAGAAGGTCGACAAGTTCAACGCCAGCGGCATGACCGCCATCGGCGAGGGCCTGCGGCACGGCATCAAGGCGGCCATCGGCCCCGGCCACCGCGTCACGGCCGAGCCGATGATCATCCTGATGACCGACGGCCTGCACAACACCGGCATCGGCCCCATGAGCTACGCCGACGACGCGGCGGAGGAGGGCATCAAGGTGTACACGGTCACGTTCGGCGCTGGCGCCGACAAGAAGCTGATGCGCGACGTGGCGTCCGCGACCGGCGGCCGCTACATGCACGCCGACAACCGCGAGGAGCTGATCGCCGTGTTCCGCGAGCTGGCCGCGCAGGCC
- a CDS encoding TadE/TadG family type IV pilus assembly protein has product MPHHRRNNAPAARRGTATVELAVCLPALVLLVFGSMQACDMIYLKHSLMTAAYEGSLEAARPDASDSTVQGRVEQVLELRGVESGSCTITADEPIEVLPVGEEIRFVVRAPVAANLKFPAFFGTPNQLRVRFDCSR; this is encoded by the coding sequence ATGCCGCACCACCGACGAAACAACGCCCCCGCTGCGCGACGCGGCACCGCGACCGTCGAGCTGGCGGTCTGCCTGCCGGCGCTCGTGCTGCTGGTGTTCGGCTCGATGCAGGCGTGCGACATGATCTACCTGAAGCACAGCCTGATGACCGCCGCGTACGAGGGCTCGCTCGAGGCCGCCCGCCCCGACGCGAGCGACTCCACGGTGCAGGGCCGGGTGGAGCAGGTGCTCGAGCTCCGCGGCGTTGAGAGCGGCTCTTGCACGATCACCGCGGACGAGCCGATCGAGGTGCTCCCCGTTGGCGAGGAGATCCGGTTTGTGGTGCGTGCGCCGGTCGCCGCCAACCTCAAGTTCCCGGCGTTCTTCGGCACGCCCAATCAGCTGCGGGTCCGCTTCGACTGCTCGCGGTAG
- a CDS encoding sigma-70 family RNA polymerase sigma factor: protein MTALSQAPDAPPDTESTPTLAALVREHQSGVWRLLRCLGADAAEADDLTQETFLALARSGFRHESPPQTAAYLRTTARNQLLMLRRRQKRQVSTVAIDAAQAVWAERVEQSGWQAFADALRACTEKLEGRARQAIDLAYQDGLGRDQIADQLGMKADGVKTLLRRTRTVLRECIERSV from the coding sequence ATGACCGCACTCAGCCAGGCGCCCGACGCCCCGCCCGACACGGAGTCGACCCCGACGCTGGCTGCCCTGGTGCGCGAGCACCAGAGCGGCGTATGGAGGCTGCTGCGGTGCCTGGGCGCCGACGCCGCCGAGGCGGACGACCTGACCCAAGAGACCTTCCTGGCCCTGGCCCGCAGCGGCTTCCGGCACGAGTCCCCGCCGCAGACGGCCGCCTACCTCCGCACCACCGCCCGCAACCAGCTGCTGATGCTCCGCCGCCGCCAGAAGCGGCAGGTCAGCACCGTGGCGATCGACGCCGCCCAGGCGGTGTGGGCCGAGCGGGTCGAGCAGAGCGGCTGGCAGGCGTTCGCCGACGCGCTGCGGGCGTGCACCGAGAAGCTCGAGGGCCGCGCCCGCCAGGCGATCGACCTCGCCTACCAGGACGGCCTCGGCCGCGACCAGATCGCCGACCAGCTCGGCATGAAGGCCGACGGCGTGAAGACGCTGCTCCGCCGCACGCGGACCGTGCTGCGGGAGTGCATCGAGCGCAGCGTGTAA
- a CDS encoding vWA domain-containing protein produces the protein MSEPNTNPAANADSAAADRLIDLGLRETLGGESPPDLSEQILARLADSPQPQEPDMNGAASRTRPWLTYALAASVLFCLGLLARPALDSSTGLLVQSDPQPTGSQQRDRRPTTDAKHAGPADSELDLLVSTVQELPVDDSLLAESVISESQSGPAEADRSTRFMVGVGVNGDAGVVGQILAGEDAWEELTDRVPPTGAKEVAGEAKESIDDDLVRVANDRSGVSLATPRIVIEEAKEPRAGVAPNEGPEVRYSVAAPQDAPLGSSTQTAVSDALAANRSVHQNQQNFNWSAQSATTPPKPLAGAATVDAFSLSTGSMPSTASPAETAGRSRYFYSSSGDRNGYGVVQHGFGDARAVAANDKIDPEVYRWMVTRNGRETFEESAEQSRGRLRLQQQLLIEDEVQGQGPDASGDKYQPIHENPFIAAEGLQAVSTFSIDVDTASYANVRQMLTSGRLPPPDAVRLEELINYFDYDYAGPTDDAPFAAHAEVAGCPWNAKHRLARIGVKGRELAADKRPLSNLVFLIDVSGSMQDAEKLPLVVEGMKSLTSQLGENDRVAIVVYASSEGLALPSTPGDQQDVILGVLDKLAAGGSTAGGAGIQLAYQIAEDHFIEGGANRVILCTDGDFNVGTTSTGDLQRMVEQKAKDTGVFLSVCGFGRGNLNDAMMETISNKGNGNYYYIDSQREAEKVFVKGLTGTLVTIAKDVKIQVEFNPLHVAAYRLLGYENRMLAAQDFNDDKKDAGEIGAGHTVTALYEIVPAGEPAPTPELDELRYQRPNQPLDGKMAGELMTLKMRYKLPDEDQSTKRVWPVTDGGAAFGQASPDMQFASAAAGFGMLLRGSAYSGDLTWEAVREIAQPGVGEDPHGYRTEFVSLVDRAAQLRPTPRPADAVEEKPAAPATAAGEDSEQEADGSGE, from the coding sequence ATGAGCGAACCGAACACCAACCCCGCCGCCAATGCCGACTCCGCAGCCGCCGACCGGCTGATCGACCTCGGCCTCCGCGAGACCCTCGGCGGTGAGTCGCCGCCCGACCTGTCGGAGCAGATCCTCGCCCGGCTGGCGGATTCTCCTCAACCCCAGGAGCCTGACATGAACGGCGCCGCCTCACGCACACGACCCTGGCTCACCTACGCGCTGGCGGCGAGTGTGCTGTTCTGCCTGGGCCTCCTAGCACGGCCGGCGCTCGACTCCTCCACGGGCCTGCTGGTGCAGTCCGATCCCCAACCCACTGGCAGCCAGCAACGTGACCGGCGGCCGACAACCGACGCAAAGCACGCCGGCCCCGCTGATAGCGAGCTCGATCTGCTGGTGTCGACCGTTCAAGAGCTGCCGGTCGACGATTCACTACTGGCCGAATCGGTGATTAGCGAGTCACAGAGCGGACCCGCGGAAGCCGACAGGAGCACGCGATTCATGGTTGGCGTTGGCGTCAACGGCGATGCGGGAGTCGTCGGGCAGATCCTAGCCGGCGAAGATGCCTGGGAAGAACTCACCGATCGCGTCCCGCCTACAGGAGCGAAAGAGGTCGCCGGAGAAGCCAAAGAGAGCATCGACGACGATCTTGTTCGAGTAGCGAATGACCGTAGCGGAGTATCACTCGCAACGCCCAGGATTGTGATCGAAGAAGCGAAAGAGCCCCGCGCCGGCGTTGCACCCAACGAAGGCCCTGAAGTGAGGTACTCCGTTGCCGCCCCGCAGGACGCGCCGCTGGGCTCTTCAACTCAGACGGCGGTTTCTGACGCCCTCGCAGCGAATCGATCCGTTCACCAGAACCAACAGAACTTTAACTGGAGTGCACAGTCCGCCACCACGCCACCGAAACCACTAGCCGGCGCGGCGACGGTCGATGCATTCTCGCTTAGCACTGGCAGCATGCCATCTACCGCTTCTCCAGCCGAAACTGCCGGCAGATCACGCTATTTCTACTCTTCATCCGGCGACAGAAATGGCTACGGCGTTGTCCAACACGGCTTCGGCGACGCACGCGCGGTCGCTGCGAATGACAAGATCGACCCCGAAGTCTATCGCTGGATGGTGACGCGCAATGGCCGCGAAACCTTCGAAGAATCCGCCGAGCAGTCACGTGGCAGACTCCGCCTGCAGCAGCAATTGCTCATTGAGGACGAGGTGCAGGGCCAAGGCCCCGACGCCTCGGGCGACAAGTACCAGCCGATCCACGAGAACCCCTTCATCGCCGCCGAGGGCCTGCAGGCGGTCAGCACGTTCAGCATCGACGTCGACACCGCCAGCTACGCCAACGTGCGGCAGATGCTCACCAGCGGCCGCCTGCCGCCGCCCGACGCGGTGCGGCTGGAAGAGCTGATCAACTACTTCGACTACGACTACGCCGGGCCCACGGACGACGCGCCGTTCGCCGCGCACGCCGAGGTCGCCGGCTGCCCTTGGAACGCCAAGCACCGGCTGGCGCGGATCGGCGTGAAGGGCCGCGAGCTGGCCGCCGACAAGCGGCCGCTGTCGAACCTGGTGTTCCTGATCGACGTCAGCGGCTCGATGCAGGACGCCGAAAAGCTGCCGCTGGTGGTCGAGGGCATGAAGTCGCTCACCAGCCAGCTCGGCGAGAACGACCGCGTGGCGATCGTGGTGTACGCCTCGAGCGAGGGCCTGGCGCTCCCCAGCACGCCTGGCGACCAGCAGGACGTGATCCTCGGCGTGCTGGACAAGCTCGCCGCGGGCGGGTCGACGGCCGGCGGCGCCGGGATCCAGCTGGCGTACCAGATCGCCGAGGACCACTTCATCGAAGGCGGCGCCAACCGCGTGATCCTGTGCACCGACGGCGACTTCAACGTCGGCACGACCAGCACCGGCGACCTGCAGCGGATGGTCGAGCAGAAGGCCAAGGACACCGGCGTGTTCCTGTCGGTCTGCGGCTTCGGCCGCGGCAACCTGAACGACGCCATGATGGAGACCATCAGCAACAAGGGCAACGGGAACTACTACTACATCGACAGCCAGCGGGAAGCGGAGAAGGTGTTTGTCAAAGGCCTGACCGGCACGCTGGTCACGATCGCCAAGGACGTAAAGATCCAGGTTGAGTTCAACCCCTTGCACGTGGCCGCCTACCGGCTGCTGGGCTACGAGAACCGCATGCTGGCCGCCCAGGACTTCAACGACGACAAGAAGGACGCCGGCGAGATTGGCGCCGGGCACACGGTCACCGCGCTGTACGAGATCGTTCCCGCCGGCGAGCCGGCGCCCACGCCCGAGCTCGACGAGCTGCGGTACCAGCGGCCGAACCAGCCGCTCGACGGCAAGATGGCCGGCGAGCTGATGACGCTCAAGATGCGGTACAAGCTGCCCGACGAGGACCAGAGCACCAAGCGCGTGTGGCCGGTGACCGACGGCGGCGCCGCGTTCGGCCAGGCCTCGCCCGACATGCAGTTCGCGTCGGCGGCGGCCGGCTTCGGGATGCTGCTGCGGGGCTCGGCCTACAGCGGCGACCTGACCTGGGAGGCGGTCCGCGAGATCGCCCAGCCCGGCGTCGGCGAAGACCCCCACGGCTACCGCACGGAGTTCGTATCGCTCGTGGACCGCGCCGCCCAGCTGCGGCCCACCCCGCGGCCGGCCGACGCCGTCGAAGAGAAGCCCGCCGCGCCGGCGACCGCGGCCGGCGAAGATTCCGAGCAAGAAGCGGACGGCAGCGGCGAATAA